From the genome of Bombus pascuorum chromosome 2, iyBomPasc1.1, whole genome shotgun sequence, one region includes:
- the LOC132916275 gene encoding guanine nucleotide exchange factor subunit Rich: MFFPIGWPRVLNTTEPEKITAVVCNRDKILFAVLTTDTLTIWYCKPCVPIVFIRRTTDSLKKHGDNILVQWRPDSSMVVIATSDSYLLFYRLQDTSPEGRGLYEQRDSPVTSLKRDSAELFIKEVIPSLVLTFEKSAWIDGGISSLVCIRDELMVATKTSHVIRHKWDGTVNRDYSLDLRRIPFSVDQQISTIAIPLTEKNVFVTDIEYSPLVGGFAIVLNTGKAAFLTAQSLKFDPNQVQGIWARDVDDATCAAVNHKYRLIAIGRQNSEGIVYYVDETTGSLEMSHTLSLSSKDYPGRPGRVRCLRWTPDSCAIALAWEGGGLAIWSTFGALLLCSLKWDYGLRVDLTHDNPLHIHTMEWSAEGYQLWMLRESPTPSLIEENGIEEANLKCSLIQLDFVKSPLTINPCMGHHGHLYLQGEDRLYLNLGGGVSTNISTFHIGSEIPNDSITQTLAGCKQWLVVPIPIAYSGANWPIRYTAIDNEGMSIAVAGRTGLAHYSLPSRKWKLFGNETQERDFIVTGGLLWHRGFLIASSYSILDDKDEVRIYPRDTRLDNNYVRTVRMPSQVLLLNTLKDRLLTFCANAQISIYDMVIESNSDAGSIELTRLQTVDISGLCVHPACVVSATLTTIRAETAGSHPHPESLLLNVSGRLLMVQREHCTDTPEVLFTCSAPTVLASYVENVWVPWRSRRDKPHLTEALWLFCGAHGMRVWLPLFPRNHQEKTHTFMSKRIMLPFHLRIYPLAILFEDAILLGAENDTVLFTSDTNSPFSLPFSLLELTSQVYLHQILRQLIHRNLGYHAWEIARSCSGLPYFPHSLELLLHEVLEEEATSKEPIPDAQLPSVVEFIREFPGVWARAVVQCARKTEIALWPYLFSVAGPPKKLLQDCLQRQQLDTAASYLIILQNLEPSTVSRQHATLLLDAALEQGRWELSKDLVRFLRAIDPNDVESPRTSWGGTSKLGGPPQTPPLSPHEDDLSLVLGTMQVSRSRSYSTTVTPKVQSDSVAKDIAPSSMLEKTRNVVMRRKKSVPTSTPKTEKADSKEGSAEEFFIDVILQRHARRLLSAKRLADLGRFAARLDFHLVTWFARERDRAAKIDDYVVTLKAVHEDFSFAYPVLSLPTLQKFRRSSLTSLRSIRSVSLESPEDEQPLNSSFVVDLPDSGYTSLPSGRPPYTTLISPVASLETQFPATETKLTANMLHDANSVLSDSSTIWRDDTESIVGTGVGTVCWVSADPVEHTEVHNASLCAPISRAEVQLRYLLQLFLEGGCLGWAAVLATVLRDAPAMARTIRAAHAPMQTFDSVINLRDGLFTLTKWSHSECLGYKPFMSGIQGQISLLNRLIVTKQQQEQEQIPESPSPSPAPSAGSNQRGTLSRSRHSSISHTSATAPLDEDRSHELSLKVEDVSFRGSYSNLNNMENATSQSTCVIS, encoded by the exons ATGTTTTTTCCTATTGGATGGCCACGGGTTCTAAATACTACAGAACCAGAAAAAATAACTGCGGTTGTTTGCAATAGggataaaatactttttgctGTCTTAACGACGGATACTCTTACCATCTGGTATTGTAAG cCATGTGTGCCCATTGTGTTTATCAGACGAACTACAGATTCTTTAAAGAAACACGGTGACAATATTTTGGTACAATGGAGGCCAGACTCCAGTATGGTGGTTATTGCG ACATCAGACagttatcttttattttatcgtttgcaAGATACCAGTCCAGAGGGAAGGGGTCTCTACGAACAAAGAGACTCTCCAGTTACAAGCTTAAAAAGGGATAGTGCTgaactttttattaaagaagTTATCCCTTCCTTAGTTTTGACATTT gAAAAATCAGCTTGGATTGATGGTGGAATCAGTTCTTTAGTTTGCATACGTGATGAGCTTATGGTAGCTACAAAAACAAGTCatgtaatacgtcataagtgGGATGGTACAGTAAATCGAGATTATTCTCTTGACCTAAGAAGAATACCATTTAGTGTAGATCAACAAATATCTACTATAGCTATACCACTTACTGAGAAGAATGTGTTTGTCACCGATATTGAATATTCTCCTTTAGTTGGTGGATTTGCAATTGTATTAAACACTGGCAAAGCAGCATTTCTCACAGCACAGTCATTGAAATTTGATCCTAAT caAGTACAAGGAATTTGGGCTAGGGATGTTGATGACGCTACCTGTGCAGCTGTAAATCATAAATATCGTCTTATTGCAATTGGAAGGCAAAA ttcTGAAGGTATAGTGTACTATGTTGACGAAACCACAGGAAGTTTAGAAATGTCACATACATTAAGTTTATCCTCGAAAGATTATCCAGGAAGACCAGGCCGTGTAAGATGTTTAAGGTGGACTCCTGATAGTTGTGCCATTGCACTAGCCTGGGAAGGTGGTGGCCTAGCAATATGGAGTACATTTGGAGCTCTGCTACTTTGTAGTTTAAAATGGGATTATGGTTTAAGAGTAGATTTAACACATGATAATCCTTTACATATCCACACAATG gaaTGGTCTGCCGAAGGCTATCAGCTTTGGATGTTAAGAGAGTCTCCAACTCCTTCTTTGATTGAAGAAAATGGAATTGAGGAAGCtaatttaaaatgttctttAATACAGTTAGATTTTGTAAAAAGTCCTCTAACTATTAATCCTTGTATG ggTCATCATGGACATTTGTATTTACAAGGCGAAGatagattatatttaaatcttgGTGGTGGAGTTTccacaaatatttcaacttttcaTATCGGTAGTGAAATTCCTAATGATTCCATAACACAGACACTTGCAGGTTGTAAGCAATGGCTAGTTGTTCCTATTCCTATTGCATACAGTGGTGCCAATTGGCCAATAAGG tATACTGCTATTGATAATGAAGGTATGAGTATAGCTGTAGCTGGACGCACAGGGCTAGCTCATTATTCTTTACCTTCACGTAAATGGAAACTTTTTGGTAATGAAACACAAGAGCGAGATTTTATTGTAACCGGAGGGTTATTATGGCATCGAGGTTTCTTGATAGCCAGTAGTTATTCAATATTAGATGATAAAGACGAAGTTAGAATATATCCACGTGATACACGTTTGGATAATAATTACGTTAGAACTGTTAGAATGCCATCACAGGTATTACTGCTCAATACATTAAAAGACAGGCTCTTAACGTTTTGTGCTAATGCACAAATTAGCATTTATGACATGGTAATAGAAAGCAATAGTG ATGCAGGAAGTATAGAATTAACGAGATTGCAAACTGTAGATATCAGTGGACTTTGTGTTCATCCTGCTTGTGTTGTAAGTGCCACTTTAACTACTATACGTGCTGAAACTGCTGGGAGTCATCCACATCCTGAAAGTCTTCTGTTGAACGTATCTGGGCGTCTTCTTATGGTTCAACGGGAACACTGTACTGATACTCCAGAAGTT ctATTTACGTGTAGTGCTCCAACAGTATTAGCTTCTTATGTAGAAAATGTTTGGGTACCATGGAGATCAAGAAGAGATAAACCTCATTTAACAGAAGCTCTATGGTTATTTTGCGGTGCTCATGGCATGCGTGTTTGGCTTCCATTATTCCCAAGAAATCATCAAGAAAAAACGCATACTTTTATGAGCAAGAGAATAATGTTACCTTTCCATTTACGTATTTATCCATTGGCTATATTATTTGAGGATGCCATTTTATTGGGTGCAGAAAATGACACAGTACTTTTTACTTCGGATACTAACTCCCCATTTTCGTTGCCATTCAGCCTATTAGAACTTACA AGTCAAGTCTATCTCCATCAAATATTGCGACAACTTATTCATCGCAATTTAGGATATCATGCTTGGGAAATTGCTCGTTCGTGCTCTGGACTGCCATACTTTCCACATTCATTAGAGCTTTTACTTCATGAGGTACTGGAAGAAGAAGCAACTAGTAAAGAACCAATCCCAGATGCTCAACTGCCTTCTGTGGTGGAATTCATCCGTGAATTTCCAGGAGTATGGGCTAGAGCAGTTGTACAATGCGCTAGAAAGACTGAAATAGCACTATGGccttatttattttctgttgCTGGGCCACCTAAGAAATTATTGCAAGATTGTTTACAACGTCAACAGCTTGATACTGCTGctagttatttaataattttacaaaacctAGAACCTTCAACCGTTAGTCGGCAACATGCTACCTTATTATTGGACGCTGCTCTGGAACAAGGAAGATGGGAGCTGTCAAAAGATCTTGTTCGCTTCCTTAGAGCGATTG aTCCGAACGACGTGGAATCACCAAGAACATCTTGGGGCGGAACATCAAAATTAGGCGGACCTCCTCAAACTCCGCCACTTTCACCTCATGAAGATGACTTATCTTTAGTATTAGGAACTATGCAAGTTTCAAGAAGTCGAAGTTACAGTACTACTGTAACGCCTAAAGTACAATCTGATTCAGTAGCCAAAGATATAGCTCCTTCTTCAATGCTTGAAAAGACTAGAAACGTCGTTATGAGACGCAAAAAGTCTGTACCTACAAGCACTCCTAAAACTGAAAAGGCTGATAGCAa aGAAGGTTCagccgaagaatttttcattgacGTAATCCTACAACGTCATGCCCGTCGATTACTTTCAGCAAAGCGGCTCGCAGATTTAGGCAGATTTGCTGCACGATTAGATTTTCATTTAGTTACGTGGTTTGCCAGAGAACGCGATAGAGCAGCGAAAATAGAtgattacgttgtaacgttaaAAGCAGTGCATGAAGATTTTTCATTTGCTTATCCCGTGCTATCTCTTCCAACTTTACAAAAGTTTCGAAGATCTAGCCTTACCTCTCTACGTTCTATAAGATCGGTCAGTTTAGAAAGTCCAGAAGATGAACAACCGTTAAATTCCAGTTTTGTTGTTGATTTGCCTGATAGTGGTTATACTAGTCTACCAAGTGGAAGACCACCTTACACTACATTAATATCTCCTGTTGCAAGTTTAGAAACACAATTTCCTGCTACTGAAACTAAGTTAACAGCTAACATGTTACATG ATGCTAATAGCGTTCTTAGTGATAGCAGTACTATTTGGAGAGATGATACCGAATCAATTGTTGGAACTGGAGTGGGAACAGTATGTTGGGTTTCAGCAGATCCGGTAGAACACACGGAAGTTCATAACGCTTCACTTTGTGCACCGATAAGTCGTGCAGAAGTACAACTTAGAtatcttttacaattatttttggaAGGTGGTTGCCTAGGATGGGCTGCAGTATTAGCAACTGTTTTACGTGATGCACCTGCTATGGCTAGAACTATCAGAGCAGCACATGCTCCTATGCAAACATTTGAttctgtaattaatttaagagACGGTCTTTTTACATTAACGAAGTGGTCTCATTCTGAATG TTTAGGATATAAACCTTTCATGTCAGGTATCCAAGGTCAGATTTCTTTGCTAAACAGACTAATTGTAACAAAACAACAGCAAGAACAAGAGCAAATACCAGAGAGTCCTTCTCCTAGTCCAGCTCCCTCAGCAGGTAGTAATCAACGAGGAACTTTATCTCGATCTCGCCATTCATCTATTAGTCATACTTCAGCAACTGCTCCGTTAGATGAAGACCGATCACATGAATTATCGCTAAAAGTGGAAGATGTAAGTTTTCGAGGTAGTTATAGTAATCTCAATAATATGGAAAATGCTACTTCACAATCTACATGTGTGATCTCCTAA
- the LOC132916288 gene encoding la-related protein 6 — MEEADVQQESRDQVGNLMFSPPPMKKSDTRESISSVDSDVSLSFDRRGSKGEEADLSDSGSSDNEKKVNDAMEQQKNCDPDSGADSLEENVVRDPKDQKQPTSIEVSTTTQDDFVPPSDELAEKICAQVEFYFSDENIVKDAFLLKHVKRNKEGYVSLKLISSFKRVKHLSRDWRVVGAALAKSKKLQVNPQGTKLRRVDPLPPFDQTTPSRTILAARLPVEKLSVESVAEIFRPCGEIALIRVLRPGHPAPAEVRQAIAKRPELASSEECAMVEFTDSASARTALQMTLGDAKVFELQQSSDKKRKQQPAKKSALTRLTKEEAYNSSSCASGSETEDGRARHKKPIHGYPMYHAYPGHPFQGPPSPDAWLSRRLSACSVSGSDNGFILRRLSSCSGSGSGSETGSFGRRYSACSSGSETGYCHPVFPPSYYYQENRRFSCCSSSGSECSGVCYHSSRRGSADYGPFLRRLSACSRDSAFDAGSRRLSLCSSGSEQGSYCRPRSNSGIALTHLPENVTRMPSGPDGTRGFGRPPKMNTMPPPMEPTC; from the exons ATGGAAGAGGCGGATGTTCAGCAAGAGTCGAGGGATCAAGTGGGCAACTTGATGTTTTCTCCACCACCGATGAAAAAATCCGACACGAGGGAAAGCATCTCCTCTGTAGACAGCGACGTGAGCCTTTCATTCGATCGAAGAGGCTCCAAAGGAGAAGAGGCCGACTTATCAGACAGTGGAAGTTCTGACAATGAGAAAAAAGTGAACGATGCGATGGAGCAACAGAAGAATTGCGATCCAGATTCGGGAGCAGATTCTTTGGAAGAAAATGTCGTTAGAGATCCAAAGGATCAGAAACAGCCAACATCGATCGAAGTAAGTACAACCACTCAAGATGACTTTGTTCCACCAAGCGACGAATTGGCCGAGAAGATATGCGCGCAAGTGGAATTTTACTTCTCGGATGAAAATATCGTGAAGGATGCTTTTCTCCTGAAACACGTGAAAAGGAACAAGGAAGGATACGTATCTCTGAAGCTTATCTCGAGTTTCAAACGAGTAAAACATCTAAGCAGAGATTGGCGGGTCGTTGGAGCTGCTTTGGCAAAATCAAAGAAACTTCAAGTAAATCCACAGGGTACCAAGCTACGAAGAGTCGATCCTTTGCCACCTTTCGATCAAACCACTCCATCGAGGACGATATTAGCCGCGAGACTCCCGGTAGAGAAGTTGTCGGTCGAATCTGTGGCTGAAATCTTCAGGCCGTGTGGAGAGATCGCTCTCATTAGAGTACTTCGACCTGGGCATCCAGCACCAGCTGAG GTGCGACAAGCAATCGCCAAAAGGCCAGAATTGGCATCGAGCGAGGAGTGCGCCATGGTCGAGTTCACGGATTCAGCGTCCGCTCGTACCGCCTTACAAATGACCTTGGGCGATGCCAAGGTGTTTGAGCTGCAACAATCCAGCGACAAGAAGAGGAAACAACAACCAGCAAAGAAAAGTGCCCTGACAAGATTGACCAAAGAGGAAGCTTACAACTCCTCGAGTTGCGCCAGCGGATCCGAGACAGAAGATGGAAGAGCCAGACATAAAAAACCCATTCATGGTTACCCAATGTATCACGCTTATCCGGGCCATCCGTTCCAAG GACCCCCATCACCGGATGCATGGTTGTCTCGTCGGTTGTCCGCTTGTTCTGTCTCTGGTTCAGACAACGGTTTCATTCTGCGTCGCCTATCTTCCTGTTCCGGTTCAGGCTCCGGTTCCGAAACCGGAAGTTTTGGCAGACGTTACTCCGCTTGCTCTTCCGGTTCTGAGACCGGTTACTGTCACCCAGTTTTCCCGCCGAGTTACTATTATCAAGAGAATCGGCGTTTCTCTTGTTGTTCGAGTTCCGGCTCCGAGTGCAGTGGTGTTTGTTATCATTCTAGTCGCCGCGGGTCCGCGGATTACGGGCCATTTTTAAGAAGATTGTCCGCCTGCAGCCGAGATTCAGCCTTTGATGCAGGTTCCAGGAGGCTGTCTCTATGTTCTTCCGGTTCTGAGCAGGGTAGCTATTGTCGGCCCAGAAGCAACAGTGGTATCGCGTTGACTCATCTTCCAGAGAACGTGACGAGAATGCCGTCTGGACCAGATGGAACGCGTGGATTTGGCCGACCACCCAAAATGAACACCATGCCGCCGCCAATGGAACCCACCTGTTAG